One region of Deltaproteobacteria bacterium genomic DNA includes:
- a CDS encoding dihydrodipicolinate synthase family protein, which yields MAPSKPIKGIIGACLTPFDENDRVDFKALQKEIDFIVSDCDAITIAAVEAAEYTMLTRDERKEVLRVATEMVDKRIPVILGCSSPSPKEVIELAEYSAKVGGDLVQVLMPLRPWGGQPTIAELMEFYTQVASASPLPVTCYHNPGPGADPPQDAFVKISEIDNIRYFKESSRDITKISRLIEQIDLAGRGHYFTTMQPLLVTLMLGGSGATMPPPGTRIGAQIVRAFRAGNLDTARFWARCYALFPGKWAAYGLPPVMKSAMKHFGIDIGNPCRPYAPVSPKDHAQIGQFLKQVGLIGEAGPTPQALLEASEKLRQEDTFLR from the coding sequence ATGGCACCGAGCAAACCGATCAAAGGCATTATCGGCGCGTGTCTGACGCCGTTCGACGAGAACGACCGCGTCGACTTCAAAGCGCTGCAAAAAGAGATCGATTTCATCGTTTCGGACTGTGATGCCATCACGATCGCGGCGGTGGAAGCGGCTGAATACACCATGCTGACGCGCGACGAGCGCAAAGAGGTGCTGCGAGTCGCAACGGAAATGGTGGATAAAAGAATCCCGGTGATCTTGGGCTGTTCGAGTCCGTCGCCGAAGGAGGTCATCGAGCTGGCGGAGTATTCCGCCAAGGTAGGCGGCGATTTGGTGCAAGTTCTGATGCCACTGCGGCCCTGGGGCGGCCAGCCGACCATCGCCGAGCTGATGGAGTTTTATACCCAGGTGGCTTCCGCAAGCCCATTGCCGGTCACCTGTTACCACAACCCCGGTCCCGGCGCCGATCCACCGCAAGACGCTTTCGTGAAAATTAGCGAGATCGACAACATTCGCTACTTCAAAGAAAGCTCTAGAGATATCACAAAAATTTCTCGTTTAATCGAACAAATTGACCTGGCAGGGCGCGGTCATTATTTCACCACGATGCAGCCTCTATTGGTGACGCTGATGCTGGGTGGTTCGGGGGCGACCATGCCGCCGCCGGGCACGCGCATCGGCGCGCAAATTGTCCGCGCTTTTCGCGCCGGCAATCTCGATACGGCGCGTTTCTGGGCTCGCTGCTACGCGCTATTTCCCGGCAAGTGGGCCGCCTATGGGTTGCCGCCGGTGATGAAGTCGGCGATGAAACATTTCGGCATCGACATCGGTAATCCTTGCCGGCCCTACGCGCCTGTGAGTCCCAAAGACCATGCGCAGATTGGCCAGTTTCTCAAACAAGTGGGCCTAATCGGTGAAGCCGGACCGACGCCGCAAGCATTACTTGAGGCAAGCGAGAAACTACGCCAGGAAGACACGTTCCTTCGCTAA
- a CDS encoding cyclase family protein: MEMVDLSRVIYDGMPKIPILPDVHVQKFLSLEKGAPLNVTEVSLPCHAGTHVDAPIHIVANGKSIDQLPLDAFVGIGAVISVKKNGGEEVTAKDLENSGVKVGKGDILMLHTGWDEKFDSTDYNLHPYLSVDAAEWMVSKKIKMFGIDCITVDLPTPLRPKGFDFPVHRTLLGNEVLIAENVTNLGAIVGKKTRIMALPLRVKGSDAGHARIIAEVIN; this comes from the coding sequence ATGGAAATGGTCGATCTCTCACGGGTCATCTACGACGGCATGCCGAAGATTCCAATCTTGCCGGATGTCCACGTGCAGAAGTTCTTGAGCTTGGAAAAAGGCGCGCCGCTCAACGTTACCGAAGTCTCCTTGCCTTGCCACGCGGGCACACACGTTGACGCGCCGATTCACATTGTCGCCAACGGCAAGTCCATCGATCAGCTGCCACTCGATGCTTTTGTCGGTATCGGCGCGGTGATCAGCGTCAAGAAAAACGGCGGTGAAGAGGTCACTGCCAAGGACCTGGAAAATTCCGGCGTCAAGGTGGGCAAGGGCGATATCTTGATGCTCCACACCGGCTGGGACGAGAAGTTCGACAGCACCGACTACAATCTTCATCCGTATCTTTCCGTCGACGCCGCCGAGTGGATGGTCAGTAAGAAGATTAAGATGTTCGGCATCGACTGCATCACGGTCGATCTGCCGACGCCGCTGCGGCCCAAGGGCTTCGATTTCCCGGTGCACCGGACACTGCTCGGCAATGAAGTCTTGATCGCTGAGAACGTCACCAACCTAGGCGCCATCGTCGGCAAGAAGACCCGCATCATGGCCCTGCCGCTGCGGGTCAAGGGCAGTGACGCCGGCCACGCGCGCATCATTGCGGAAGTTATCAACTAA